A window of Paenibacillus sp. 19GGS1-52 contains these coding sequences:
- a CDS encoding glycerate kinase: MQETTFVLAPDSFKESMTAKEVCIAMEKGIRTVFPTANFIHVPMADGGEGTVQSLVDATGGQLNEKEVTGPLGQSVIAQYGILGDGVTAAIEMASASGIQLVTKETKDPFITTTYGTGELIRECLDKGIKKIIIGIGGSSTNDGGTGMAAALGAVFLDGDGNPLPQGGGSLNKLAKIDISSLDARLEHVQMIVACDVTNPLCGETGASHVFGPQKGATPEMVLKLDQNLTHYADIVKQQLQKDVRDVPGAGAAGGLGAGLLIFTQATLKKGIEIVIEYTELKAKLAAADYCFTGEGRIDYQTKFGKTPYGVAKAAKEADKTVIAVAGCIGEGFEALYAEGFDAIFGILPSVDELKTVLAEGPQNVERACESIARLLKL; this comes from the coding sequence TTGCAGGAAACCACATTTGTATTGGCACCGGATTCTTTTAAAGAGAGTATGACTGCGAAAGAAGTTTGCATAGCTATGGAAAAGGGAATAAGAACAGTCTTCCCAACCGCGAACTTCATTCATGTTCCAATGGCAGATGGCGGCGAAGGAACGGTTCAGTCCTTAGTCGATGCAACCGGAGGTCAGCTAAATGAAAAAGAAGTAACAGGGCCACTAGGACAATCCGTTATTGCACAATATGGTATTCTGGGCGACGGCGTTACAGCAGCTATTGAGATGGCATCCGCGAGCGGGATTCAACTTGTAACTAAAGAAACCAAAGACCCCTTCATTACCACGACTTACGGAACAGGTGAGTTGATTCGCGAATGTCTGGATAAAGGGATTAAGAAGATTATTATTGGTATTGGCGGAAGCTCCACAAATGATGGCGGAACAGGCATGGCCGCGGCACTTGGGGCAGTATTCCTGGATGGAGATGGAAATCCACTTCCGCAAGGAGGAGGGAGCCTGAACAAGCTGGCCAAGATCGATATTTCATCGCTGGATGCTAGACTAGAACATGTCCAGATGATCGTGGCTTGTGATGTTACGAATCCGCTGTGCGGGGAGACAGGAGCGTCGCATGTGTTTGGACCACAAAAAGGCGCAACTCCGGAAATGGTGCTGAAGCTCGATCAGAATCTGACCCATTATGCGGATATCGTCAAACAGCAGCTCCAGAAAGATGTCCGTGATGTTCCGGGGGCTGGTGCTGCCGGTGGTTTAGGAGCAGGTTTATTGATATTTACACAAGCGACCCTGAAGAAAGGGATCGAGATTGTTATTGAGTATACAGAATTGAAAGCCAAATTAGCAGCTGCGGATTACTGTTTTACAGGTGAAGGGCGTATTGATTATCAGACTAAATTTGGAAAAACACCCTATGGCGTAGCCAAGGCTGCTAAAGAGGCGGACAAAACAGTAATAGCTGTAGCAGGCTGCATTGGTGAAGGTTTTGAAGCTCTGTATGCGGAAGGATTCGATGCGATATTTGGAATTCTGCCAAGTGTCGATGAACTTAAGACGGTCCTTGCGGAAGGACCGCAAAATGTGGAAAGAGCTTGCGAGAGTATCGCTAGACTGCTTAAGCTATAG
- a CDS encoding transposase → MTSDADLQEVSLDSTSCKVHLYLTSGNIHDCTVATHVLSGLALSGAAVLADKAYGTLNIRTYIESQNATFCIPPKSNATDPLACDFYHYKERHVVECYFNKLKQFRGIATRYDKLSRNFLSFAFLASMMILLK, encoded by the coding sequence TTGACTAGCGATGCGGACTTGCAGGAGGTGTCTCTAGATAGCACTTCCTGTAAAGTTCATTTGTATTTGACATCTGGAAATATCCATGACTGTACGGTAGCGACCCACGTCCTCTCTGGCCTAGCCTTGTCCGGAGCTGCTGTTTTAGCCGATAAAGCCTATGGAACCCTGAACATTCGAACGTATATCGAATCCCAAAACGCCACGTTCTGCATCCCGCCCAAGTCCAATGCGACAGATCCTTTGGCATGTGATTTTTACCACTATAAAGAACGCCATGTTGTGGAATGTTATTTCAACAAACTCAAACAATTCCGTGGGATCGCAACACGCTATGACAAACTTTCCCGAAACTTTTTGAGCTTTGCCTTTCTGGCTTCTATGATGATTTTGTTGAAGTAG
- a CDS encoding AbrB/MazE/SpoVT family DNA-binding domain-containing protein, translated as MNHKKENSHGFGHGKVLGTTSMGERGQIVIPREAREELDIKPGEKFIVFGNKRKGAVILVKAEMFNKFADFFMSASKKFESMAQAIFDKNTTLSEDEDDEPVVAEKRPEVDEKE; from the coding sequence ATGAATCATAAAAAAGAAAATAGTCATGGATTCGGGCATGGCAAAGTGCTGGGAACAACATCAATGGGTGAAAGAGGACAAATTGTTATTCCTCGAGAAGCAAGGGAAGAACTTGATATCAAGCCAGGTGAGAAATTCATCGTTTTCGGGAATAAGCGCAAGGGAGCTGTCATTCTAGTCAAAGCAGAAATGTTCAACAAATTTGCGGATTTCTTTATGAGTGCTTCGAAAAAGTTTGAAAGTATGGCCCAAGCGATCTTTGATAAAAACACTACTCTCTCTGAAGATGAGGATGATGAACCTGTAGTAGCTGAAAAAAGACCTGAGGTAGATGAAAAGGAATGA
- a CDS encoding AarF/UbiB family protein: protein MIFKFAWDLWWLDKQKHFIPSRRLETKTKALYRKQATYFTKTAMDMGGLIIKLGQHVSAQVDILPKEIIDELSKLQDSVDSVDFSEIQQKVESELKVSISEAFAEFSTTPIAAASLGQVHRATLRTGEEVAVKVMRPGVEDIINIDFKSLQVAVRLLKRQTKIADFMDLDAVYEEFRETIMEELDYQKEGHNAEEFQLQLIHRDDIVVPGIHWSYTTSKVLTMEFLEGVKINDFAKLDAWGVDRTKLAKSLLEIFIEQILVDGFFHADPHPGNVLVQSDGTIALIDFGMVGRIAVDMKAQMVALAMAVYLKDAHGAIDALNRLRFLRRNVDLEVLSRNLTSLFEQINGDTFDLSFVTSGDNVEELRDFLYSQPFQLPANTTFLGKALGTVYGLCLGLDPEFDLIGTAKPYVEEVVRSDLRGSVFSNFVDEGKNLLKGILPTTKKFISAVDKMDSGNLRVKLSSSFEKKLIDTQNKNTERIIATIIGAVSLLTAANMWNDVNPIVSYVLGALGLVIMLSQLKTRGNRREVRHARQMRAMREQSRLEKSKFNSHE, encoded by the coding sequence ATGATTTTTAAGTTCGCTTGGGATCTCTGGTGGCTGGACAAGCAAAAGCATTTTATCCCGAGCCGGCGCTTAGAAACGAAAACCAAAGCATTATACCGAAAACAGGCAACTTATTTTACGAAGACTGCAATGGATATGGGTGGATTAATAATCAAACTTGGGCAGCATGTTAGTGCGCAAGTGGATATTTTGCCGAAGGAAATTATTGATGAATTGTCAAAGCTGCAGGATTCCGTAGATTCGGTAGATTTTTCCGAGATACAGCAAAAGGTAGAGAGTGAACTCAAAGTATCCATTAGCGAGGCTTTTGCTGAGTTTAGTACAACCCCAATCGCAGCGGCTTCCTTAGGACAAGTACATCGGGCGACATTACGAACAGGTGAAGAAGTCGCAGTGAAAGTTATGCGTCCTGGGGTAGAGGATATTATTAACATTGATTTCAAGTCTCTTCAAGTTGCGGTTCGATTGTTAAAACGCCAGACAAAGATTGCAGACTTCATGGACCTCGATGCTGTGTATGAGGAGTTTCGCGAAACTATTATGGAAGAGCTCGATTATCAAAAAGAGGGGCATAATGCAGAAGAATTTCAGCTGCAGCTTATCCATCGAGATGATATCGTTGTTCCAGGCATTCATTGGTCCTATACCACTTCAAAAGTTTTGACCATGGAGTTTTTGGAAGGTGTGAAAATCAACGATTTTGCTAAGCTTGATGCTTGGGGTGTGGATCGCACTAAACTAGCGAAGTCATTGTTGGAAATTTTTATAGAACAGATTCTAGTAGATGGCTTCTTTCACGCAGACCCACACCCAGGAAATGTTCTCGTGCAGTCTGACGGCACCATAGCATTAATCGATTTTGGAATGGTCGGACGAATTGCAGTTGATATGAAGGCGCAGATGGTAGCACTTGCAATGGCCGTGTATTTAAAAGATGCTCACGGCGCAATCGATGCTCTTAATCGTTTGAGATTTTTAAGACGGAATGTAGATTTAGAGGTTCTTTCAAGGAATCTCACCTCATTATTTGAACAAATCAACGGGGATACGTTTGACTTAAGTTTTGTGACGTCAGGTGACAATGTTGAGGAGTTACGTGATTTCCTTTATTCCCAGCCCTTTCAGTTACCGGCAAATACAACCTTTTTGGGAAAAGCACTGGGCACAGTGTATGGACTTTGTCTAGGTCTGGACCCTGAGTTTGATTTGATTGGGACCGCTAAGCCTTATGTTGAAGAGGTTGTGCGTAGCGATCTACGAGGAAGTGTCTTCTCCAACTTTGTAGATGAAGGCAAGAATCTTCTAAAAGGAATCCTTCCTACGACCAAGAAGTTCATTTCTGCAGTAGATAAAATGGATAGCGGAAATTTACGGGTAAAGCTATCCAGTTCCTTTGAGAAAAAATTGATAGATACCCAGAATAAGAACACCGAGCGAATTATTGCAACAATCATTGGAGCGGTATCCCTTCTGACGGCCGCAAACATGTGGAATGACGTGAATCCTATTGTTTCTTATGTGTTAGGCGCTTTGGGATTGGTCATTATGCTGAGCCAGCTCAAAACGAGAGGAAACCGCCGTGAAGTAAGACATGCCAGGCAGATGAGAGCCATGCGTGAACAGAGTAGATTGGAAAAGTCGAAGTTTAATTCCCATGAATAA
- a CDS encoding TetR/AcrR family transcriptional regulator, which translates to MYNECMKNLSRELILKTAHRMVAEQGMEKVNLSKVANELGTTHAAIYKYFTGKEELWTALSHLWLNHELAKLLPFETENYSSTKEIVHDWLWILSESKYQSYLHDPEMFKLYTTYIDGNPIVWALHIEELLASLKAASRIEDSGQLHALLLAFSWFSAPAFADKWLLVDMKREFEGVWKLVEAVISE; encoded by the coding sequence ATGTATAATGAATGCATGAAAAATTTAAGCAGAGAACTAATATTGAAAACCGCTCACCGAATGGTGGCTGAACAAGGCATGGAAAAAGTTAATCTTTCAAAAGTTGCAAATGAACTAGGAACGACTCATGCGGCGATTTATAAGTATTTCACAGGAAAAGAAGAACTATGGACTGCTCTTTCACATTTATGGCTTAATCATGAACTGGCCAAACTGCTTCCTTTTGAAACTGAAAACTATTCATCTACAAAGGAAATCGTTCATGACTGGCTATGGATTTTGAGCGAATCCAAATATCAATCTTATTTACATGATCCAGAAATGTTCAAGTTATATACCACTTATATTGATGGGAATCCAATTGTCTGGGCCCTACACATTGAAGAGTTATTGGCCAGTTTAAAAGCGGCAAGTAGAATTGAAGACAGCGGGCAGTTACATGCCCTTCTATTGGCATTCTCCTGGTTTTCCGCACCTGCCTTTGCTGATAAGTGGTTGCTGGTTGATATGAAAAGAGAATTTGAAGGGGTCTGGAAGTTGGTTGAAGCGGTGATATCGGAATAA
- a CDS encoding SDR family oxidoreductase has translation MENFPKWTASDIPSQRGSSAIVTGTGGLGYETALELAKNGAEVIVAGRDKAKGAEAVKKILNSVASANIRFEELDLASLASVQAFGERMNNERQSLDLLINNAGVMTPPTRKTTKDGFELQFGTNYLGHFALTAHLMPLLRKGKNPRVVHLSSIAHRSGVIHFDDLQFEGRYKAMGAYSQSKIAMIMFALELQRRSDASGWGLLSIPVHPGISRTDLLVNGAGPNSSAGIARRLLGPILFQPAAQGALPTLFAATSPSAKGGTYYGPGGFSEIRGLPKPAKIAPQGLDNAVASQLWEVSKQLTHVDFDKIASMNS, from the coding sequence ATGGAAAATTTCCCTAAATGGACAGCATCAGATATCCCATCTCAGCGAGGAAGTTCGGCTATTGTCACCGGCACGGGAGGCTTGGGCTACGAAACGGCCTTGGAGCTAGCAAAAAATGGGGCAGAGGTTATTGTAGCAGGCCGTGACAAGGCAAAAGGAGCAGAGGCCGTTAAAAAGATCCTTAACAGCGTAGCCTCTGCCAACATACGCTTTGAAGAATTGGATCTTGCCAGCTTAGCCTCGGTACAAGCGTTCGGCGAACGGATGAATAATGAGCGTCAAAGCCTAGATCTTCTGATCAACAATGCCGGCGTAATGACGCCTCCAACCCGCAAAACCACGAAAGATGGGTTTGAGCTTCAATTCGGCACGAATTACCTCGGACATTTCGCATTGACAGCCCACCTGATGCCTTTGCTGCGAAAAGGAAAAAATCCACGAGTGGTCCATCTGAGCAGCATTGCCCACCGCAGCGGCGTCATTCATTTTGACGACTTGCAATTTGAAGGTCGTTATAAAGCAATGGGGGCTTACTCTCAATCTAAAATTGCCATGATTATGTTCGCGTTGGAGCTTCAGCGGCGCAGTGACGCATCGGGTTGGGGGCTGCTGAGCATTCCGGTTCATCCGGGAATTTCGCGCACGGATCTACTTGTTAACGGGGCTGGACCGAACAGCTCTGCGGGAATAGCCCGAAGGTTGCTAGGCCCGATCTTATTCCAGCCCGCCGCTCAAGGCGCCCTTCCGACTTTATTCGCTGCCACATCGCCAAGCGCGAAGGGCGGGACTTATTACGGTCCCGGCGGATTCTCAGAAATAAGAGGCTTGCCAAAACCGGCCAAGATCGCTCCGCAAGGATTGGATAATGCTGTCGCATCCCAACTGTGGGAAGTATCCAAACAACTGACGCATGTGGATTTCGACAAAATTGCTTCAATGAATTCATAA